A genomic window from Natrinema sp. HArc-T2 includes:
- a CDS encoding type II secretion system F family protein, with protein sequence MSLKTDSSGGSGMSASSDALGDRFYPLYDRLFSDDSEFVADVETKLSQARMTDTVELYLSRSLGIGTISGLSLWLIGLLLGYGLFALGFLSNEPLIGMPVGNGLLLTIIEMLRVPAVVFFSGLLFGSIGFAIGFGLMVSIPYSRASTRKREINMLLTDSVSFMYALSVGGLNQLEIIEAMAQADDTYGEVAKEFQSIVKETEYFDIDYRTAIRKQALETPSDDLSQFLTDMLSIVNSGGDMESFLEDKKEKHMRTAKQEQELTLETLELFGEMYMTLSLFPLLLIIIMVVMKMIPNASVTDQMLYMVVYALIPMIGVGFLVLVSTVKHDEPGDGYLSMGATDQRTETGQNDGLLSLGLVEQFTGEHRVFDRIKNREGTHETLEVLRKPHLFFRDHPLITLVVTGPISVLIVVTAMVTGSAPTSWGQLLEKPIWGTVIYLYLPLYITTVPLAIFREWNVRHRNAVVNKLSEDLRKLSSSNDTGLTLLESLKAVSDTTSGKLAREFEMMYTKVNYGMNLTEALIEFNNKYHIPRLARTTRLITEAQEASNQISDVLRTAARASENHDDIERERKSRTRMQIVIIIMTFMTVLAVIAILKTQFIDTMAGLNSGGGGASASGASSASGAGGGAMSGANLSENIDVDMLSVLFFHAVTLQAIMSGFICGYIRDADLLSGLKYVIGLSSVALIGWTLVA encoded by the coding sequence ATGAGTTTGAAAACCGACAGCAGTGGCGGCTCTGGGATGTCGGCGAGTTCCGATGCGCTGGGAGATCGCTTCTATCCGCTGTACGATCGCCTGTTCAGCGACGACAGCGAGTTCGTCGCTGACGTCGAGACGAAACTCTCCCAGGCGCGGATGACCGATACGGTCGAACTGTACCTCTCTCGATCGCTTGGTATCGGAACGATCAGCGGGCTGAGCCTTTGGCTGATCGGACTGTTGCTTGGCTACGGTCTCTTCGCGCTCGGCTTCCTCTCGAACGAACCGCTCATCGGTATGCCGGTCGGCAACGGCCTGCTGCTTACGATCATCGAGATGCTTCGCGTGCCGGCGGTCGTCTTCTTCAGCGGACTACTGTTCGGTTCGATCGGATTCGCGATCGGGTTCGGCTTGATGGTCTCGATACCCTACTCGCGCGCCTCGACCCGCAAACGCGAGATCAACATGCTGCTGACCGACTCGGTGTCGTTCATGTATGCGCTGTCGGTCGGCGGTCTGAACCAACTCGAGATCATCGAGGCGATGGCCCAGGCCGACGACACCTACGGCGAGGTCGCAAAGGAGTTTCAGAGCATTGTCAAAGAGACCGAGTACTTCGACATCGACTACCGGACGGCGATCCGGAAACAGGCCCTCGAGACGCCCAGCGACGACCTCTCACAGTTCCTGACGGACATGCTCTCGATCGTCAACAGTGGTGGTGACATGGAGAGCTTCCTCGAGGACAAGAAAGAAAAGCACATGCGCACGGCAAAGCAGGAACAGGAGCTCACCCTCGAGACGCTCGAGCTATTCGGTGAGATGTACATGACGCTGTCGCTGTTCCCGCTGTTGCTCATCATCATCATGGTCGTGATGAAGATGATCCCGAACGCCAGCGTGACGGACCAGATGCTCTATATGGTCGTCTACGCGCTGATTCCGATGATCGGGGTCGGCTTTCTCGTCCTCGTCTCGACGGTCAAACACGACGAACCCGGTGACGGCTACCTTTCGATGGGAGCGACCGACCAGCGGACCGAAACTGGACAAAACGACGGGCTGTTGAGCCTCGGACTCGTCGAGCAGTTCACCGGCGAGCACCGCGTGTTCGATCGGATCAAAAACCGCGAGGGGACCCACGAGACACTCGAGGTGCTGCGGAAACCCCACCTCTTCTTCCGTGACCATCCATTGATCACGCTCGTCGTGACCGGCCCCATCTCGGTGCTCATCGTCGTGACGGCAATGGTGACCGGATCGGCACCGACGTCGTGGGGACAGCTCCTCGAGAAACCGATCTGGGGGACAGTCATCTACCTCTACTTGCCGTTATATATCACGACGGTGCCGCTTGCGATCTTTCGCGAGTGGAACGTTCGCCATCGAAACGCGGTCGTCAACAAACTCTCGGAGGACCTGCGGAAGCTCTCGAGTTCGAACGACACTGGCTTGACGCTGCTCGAGTCGCTCAAGGCCGTCTCAGATACCACGAGCGGAAAGCTCGCTCGTGAGTTCGAGATGATGTATACGAAGGTCAACTACGGGATGAACCTGACGGAGGCGCTCATCGAGTTCAACAACAAGTATCACATCCCACGCCTCGCGCGGACGACGCGGCTCATCACTGAGGCCCAGGAGGCTTCAAATCAGATCTCGGACGTGCTTCGGACGGCTGCACGTGCAAGTGAGAACCACGACGACATCGAGCGCGAGCGCAAATCGCGCACGCGCATGCAGATCGTAATCATTATTATGACATTTATGACGGTGCTGGCAGTGATTGCGATTCTCAAAACACAGTTCATCGACACGATGGCCGGACTGAATTCCGGTGGTGGTGGAGCCAGTGCGAGCGGTGCGAGCAGTGCCAGTGGAGCGGGTGGAGGAGCGATGAGCGGAGCGAACTTGAGCGAGAACATCGATGTCGACATGCTGTCGGTGTTGTTCTTCCACGCGGTGACGCTTCAGGCGATCATGTCCGGATTCATCTGTGGCTACATTCGGGATGCCGACCTGCTGAGTGGGTTGAAATACGTTATCGGGCTGTCCTCGGTCGCACTCATCGGCTGGACACTGGTGGCCTAA
- a CDS encoding ATPase, T2SS/T4P/T4SS family, with the protein MAIDEADQSDAGDFSEGEASDSASEEAQSHEAGPSTNSAVRVGEYTWEEFMNEYGYGDEVSVLYPDEPEPADADDQLGLDTDEEIETTVPSRDDWNQVEFDPETYLGHHPDDLADHVVPIAGDNADTLWDSFLEYVDPETTPVVKDTWTWEHYKWEYYYNDDGSRPRDSNGHIVRHDKEESLGFDPDTLEQRLAAGNDAALELDDIVEERTVNIQEDIDEDEFFSTAADNTTVSNRYDLEKAVPMEKKTHFREVERYWVNKPYAFVVIFHSEKENEKKYYMVEPYQNEIEEELKEFLSGKLRTAIKYAEEGIKEKATEDGRRTVIEDEARRLLERYDLFEATSDDTSKGILETLQGLLDDEDDEADAEDGPRQLEGIEVRPEPAILADDPDTLSEYQVEKLLYLLKRDFIGYERIDGIKHDINVEDISVDGYNSPVFVYHSEYEQIISNVYHGEDELDDFVVKLAQRSGKGISKRLPQVDATLPDGSRAQLTLGKEVSDHGTNYTIRQFKDVPFTPIDLINWNTFSLDEMAFLWLAIENHKSLIFAGGTASGKTTSLNAVSLFIPSSAKIVSIEDTREVELPQRNWIASVTRPSFADDEQGDVDEFDLLEAALRQRPDYIVMGEIRGEEGRTLFQVMSTGHTTYTTFHADSVDEVLKRFTTDPINVSKTMFTALDLVSIQTQTRVQGRKVRRNKSLTEINHYDAEHDEINVQDVYQWQAETDEYLKMGDSNTLEEIQFDRGWSNEKLKEELFKREVILAYLIKNGLNTYAQVAATVQAFINDPDTILTLIANGQLEDSLEDLREMESVLIDVDQEKEELVPRPEATNETYNLSMDILERAEESLFEEYRGQVPSGLASALGDVEEESSIDVDRADIDEFDFAGAVDDDVDEDEWELGDDSTAFAVGDEGIGDEPAWLSEDTGFAIGSDEERNDDTAATADSTADAAGAETAAEADDGPSALEPAPIADEAEPATDSNSESPASPETALEATDSDRGVETELPTDESQPMSVEGSTAASQSAEPTDETDEAQPESTTSPEDDTGDADGEDLVGLFDDMGETIDELDDTDGDQASDSEEAAGHANASGFESMFPEDDLDSIFDPESSDEGSDSDSGTQHNDESDAASSDEAEPKPPTIDITDEPAMDGDETTEPEPESPTIDIEGDTSDPPRGQADAADSTDPAGGTRSAEADTSADRSTPVDADGDDNTSIFGDETDSIFSDGEADTDDGDDGSLFDSSETSDDGSIFKDDSTDTDDALADSNTGIFEPEDETDDDTDEDGDA; encoded by the coding sequence ATGGCTATTGACGAAGCCGACCAATCGGATGCCGGGGACTTTTCTGAGGGGGAGGCGTCCGATTCTGCGTCGGAAGAAGCACAATCCCACGAAGCAGGGCCGAGCACGAACTCGGCCGTCCGTGTCGGGGAGTACACGTGGGAGGAGTTCATGAACGAGTACGGGTATGGTGACGAGGTATCCGTCCTCTATCCGGACGAGCCCGAACCAGCCGATGCGGACGACCAGCTCGGGCTCGATACCGACGAGGAAATCGAGACGACGGTTCCCAGCAGAGACGACTGGAACCAAGTCGAGTTCGATCCGGAAACGTATCTGGGCCATCATCCGGACGACCTCGCAGACCACGTCGTGCCGATCGCCGGCGACAACGCGGACACGCTCTGGGACAGCTTCCTCGAGTACGTCGATCCAGAGACGACGCCGGTCGTCAAGGACACCTGGACGTGGGAACACTACAAGTGGGAATACTACTACAACGACGACGGGAGTCGTCCACGCGATAGCAACGGCCACATCGTTCGCCACGACAAGGAGGAGTCACTCGGCTTCGATCCCGACACGCTCGAGCAACGGCTTGCAGCCGGAAACGACGCCGCCCTCGAGCTCGACGACATCGTCGAAGAGCGGACGGTCAACATCCAAGAAGACATCGACGAGGACGAGTTCTTCTCGACGGCTGCGGACAACACCACTGTCTCGAACCGCTACGACCTCGAGAAGGCCGTCCCGATGGAGAAAAAGACCCACTTTCGCGAGGTCGAGCGCTACTGGGTGAACAAACCCTATGCTTTCGTCGTGATCTTCCATTCGGAGAAAGAGAACGAAAAGAAGTACTACATGGTCGAGCCGTACCAGAACGAGATCGAGGAGGAACTTAAGGAGTTCCTCTCGGGCAAGCTCAGGACGGCGATCAAGTACGCCGAAGAGGGCATCAAGGAGAAAGCCACGGAGGATGGCCGACGAACGGTTATAGAGGACGAAGCCCGACGCCTTCTCGAGCGATACGATCTCTTCGAGGCCACATCGGATGACACGTCGAAAGGAATTCTCGAGACGCTGCAGGGACTGCTCGACGATGAGGACGACGAGGCTGACGCCGAAGATGGCCCGCGTCAGCTCGAGGGGATCGAGGTACGCCCCGAGCCAGCGATTCTCGCGGACGATCCGGACACGCTAAGCGAGTATCAGGTTGAGAAGCTACTTTATTTGCTCAAACGCGACTTCATCGGCTACGAGCGCATCGACGGCATCAAACACGACATCAACGTCGAGGACATCTCCGTCGACGGCTACAACTCGCCGGTGTTCGTCTATCACTCCGAGTACGAACAGATCATCTCGAACGTCTACCACGGCGAAGACGAACTCGACGACTTCGTCGTCAAACTCGCCCAGCGCTCCGGAAAGGGGATCAGCAAGCGGCTTCCGCAGGTCGACGCAACGCTGCCTGACGGCTCGCGTGCCCAGCTAACGCTTGGCAAGGAAGTCTCCGACCACGGGACCAACTACACCATCCGACAGTTCAAGGACGTTCCGTTTACTCCGATCGACCTCATCAACTGGAACACCTTCAGTCTGGACGAGATGGCGTTTCTGTGGCTCGCCATCGAAAATCACAAGAGCCTGATCTTCGCCGGCGGTACTGCGTCCGGGAAGACGACCTCGCTAAACGCGGTGTCGCTGTTTATTCCCTCGAGTGCGAAGATCGTCTCGATCGAGGACACCCGCGAGGTCGAACTCCCCCAGCGAAATTGGATCGCAAGCGTCACTCGACCCTCGTTTGCCGACGACGAGCAGGGTGACGTCGACGAGTTCGACCTGCTGGAAGCCGCACTGCGACAGCGCCCCGACTACATCGTCATGGGTGAGATCCGTGGTGAGGAAGGTCGGACGCTGTTCCAGGTCATGTCGACGGGTCACACCACCTACACGACGTTCCACGCCGACTCCGTCGACGAAGTCCTCAAGCGGTTCACGACGGACCCGATCAACGTCTCGAAGACGATGTTCACCGCGCTGGATCTGGTCTCCATCCAGACTCAGACGCGGGTGCAGGGCCGAAAGGTCCGCCGGAACAAGTCACTGACCGAGATCAACCACTACGATGCCGAACACGACGAGATCAACGTTCAGGACGTCTACCAGTGGCAAGCCGAGACCGACGAGTACCTCAAGATGGGGGACTCGAACACCTTAGAGGAGATCCAGTTCGACCGCGGCTGGAGCAACGAGAAACTCAAGGAGGAACTGTTCAAACGAGAGGTCATCCTCGCGTATCTCATCAAGAACGGGCTGAACACGTACGCGCAGGTCGCCGCGACAGTGCAAGCGTTCATCAACGATCCCGACACCATTCTCACACTGATCGCGAACGGCCAACTCGAGGACAGTCTCGAGGACCTCCGTGAGATGGAAAGCGTTCTGATCGACGTCGATCAGGAGAAAGAAGAGCTCGTCCCACGTCCGGAGGCGACGAACGAGACGTACAACCTCTCGATGGACATCTTAGAGCGGGCCGAGGAGTCGCTGTTCGAGGAGTACCGGGGACAGGTACCAAGCGGTCTCGCGAGCGCACTCGGCGACGTTGAGGAAGAGAGTTCCATCGATGTCGATCGCGCTGACATCGACGAGTTCGACTTCGCCGGTGCCGTCGACGACGACGTCGACGAGGACGAGTGGGAACTCGGCGATGACTCGACAGCGTTCGCCGTCGGTGACGAGGGCATCGGCGACGAACCGGCGTGGCTCAGCGAAGACACCGGGTTCGCCATCGGATCCGACGAAGAGCGCAACGACGATACGGCGGCCACTGCTGATTCGACAGCCGATGCAGCCGGCGCTGAAACTGCCGCCGAAGCCGACGATGGCCCAAGCGCACTCGAGCCGGCACCAATCGCCGATGAAGCCGAACCGGCTACCGACTCGAACAGCGAGTCACCTGCATCGCCAGAGACAGCTCTCGAGGCGACTGACAGCGACCGTGGCGTCGAGACGGAACTGCCAACCGACGAGAGCCAACCGATGTCGGTCGAAGGCTCGACTGCTGCGAGTCAGTCCGCGGAACCGACCGACGAAACCGACGAGGCACAACCCGAGTCGACAACCTCTCCGGAAGATGACACTGGCGACGCCGACGGCGAGGATCTGGTCGGACTGTTCGACGACATGGGTGAGACGATAGACGAACTCGACGACACGGACGGCGATCAAGCAAGCGACAGCGAAGAGGCGGCTGGTCACGCGAACGCCTCCGGATTCGAGTCGATGTTTCCGGAGGACGATCTCGATTCGATCTTCGATCCGGAGTCGTCCGATGAGGGTTCGGACAGCGACTCCGGCACACAGCACAACGACGAGTCGGATGCGGCCTCGAGCGATGAGGCCGAACCGAAGCCACCGACGATCGACATCACCGACGAACCGGCGATGGATGGGGACGAGACGACGGAACCCGAGCCGGAGTCACCGACGATTGACATCGAGGGCGACACGTCGGATCCGCCCAGGGGTCAGGCGGACGCGGCTGACTCAACGGACCCTGCCGGTGGGACACGGTCAGCTGAGGCTGATACGTCAGCCGACCGGTCGACACCAGTTGATGCCGACGGAGACGATAACACGTCGATATTCGGCGACGAGACTGATTCGATCTTCAGCGATGGCGAGGCAGATACAGACGACGGCGACGACGGGTCGCTGTTCGACAGCAGCGAGACGAGCGACGACGGATCGATTTTCAAAGACGACAGCACGGACACCGACGACGCACTGGCCGACAGCAACACGGGGATCTTCGAGCCCGAAGACGAGACTGACGACGACACCGACGAGGACGGAGACGCATGA
- a CDS encoding twin-arginine translocase TatA/TatE family subunit translates to MQAELTPLFIPGGFGPMELGVILLLAILLFGANKIPKLARSTGEAMGEFQKGREKVESELEEMRESGDYDESAGGDDDEFVDTEPVTSEEETDVETEPN, encoded by the coding sequence ATGCAAGCCGAACTAACACCGCTGTTCATCCCCGGCGGATTCGGGCCGATGGAGCTGGGCGTCATCCTGCTCCTTGCCATCTTGCTGTTCGGAGCCAACAAGATCCCGAAGCTGGCACGGTCGACCGGTGAAGCCATGGGTGAATTCCAGAAAGGGCGCGAAAAGGTCGAATCGGAACTCGAGGAAATGCGCGAGTCCGGAGACTACGACGAGAGTGCTGGCGGTGACGACGACGAGTTCGTCGACACGGAGCCGGTAACCAGCGAGGAAGAGACGGACGTCGAGACAGAACCCAACTGA
- a CDS encoding redoxin domain-containing protein — protein sequence MVTTGDAAPDFTAPLANGDIEEFTLSERLEDDAPIVLAFFPGAFTSVCTTEMCTFQDRLATFNDLDASVYGVSRDSPFTLNEFRAQNDLEFGLLSDYNKEVVDDYDIEMDFADLGVYGVAKRSVFVVDGDGEVVYSWVSDDPGVEPDYDEVEAAVENCS from the coding sequence ATGGTAACGACCGGAGACGCCGCACCCGATTTCACCGCACCGCTTGCGAACGGCGACATCGAGGAGTTCACCCTCTCGGAACGGCTGGAAGACGACGCGCCGATCGTCCTGGCTTTCTTCCCCGGCGCGTTCACGAGTGTTTGTACGACCGAGATGTGTACGTTCCAGGATCGGCTGGCCACCTTCAACGACCTCGACGCCAGCGTCTACGGTGTCAGCCGGGACTCGCCGTTTACGCTCAACGAGTTCCGTGCACAGAACGACCTCGAGTTCGGCCTGCTCAGCGACTACAACAAGGAGGTCGTCGACGACTACGACATCGAGATGGACTTCGCCGATCTGGGCGTCTACGGCGTCGCCAAGCGCTCGGTGTTCGTCGTCGACGGCGACGGCGAGGTCGTCTACTCGTGGGTTAGCGACGACCCCGGCGTCGAGCCCGACTACGACGAGGTCGAGGCAGCAGTCGAGAACTGCTCCTAA
- a CDS encoding HD domain-containing protein codes for MSDSAADEDSRRVYSPDDDHAFPDEKLNRVLEYIKADEEIAAYLEAQNINAVDRMRYNDHGTKHIEIVRNRALCLYDLLKVGNVDFNGARQQGLAEEDESVIIALAATLHDVGHVVHRDSHAYYSIPLAADILERVLPEFYDVAETVRMKGEILHAILCHHTAETPLTTEAGVIRVADALDMEHGRSRIPYESGGRGINTLSSQAISRVSLQQGDTTPVMVEIEMTNAAGVYQVDNLLKAKLKDSGLADQIRIVAVNTNENREQLVERIEL; via the coding sequence ATGAGCGATTCTGCCGCCGACGAGGATTCCCGCCGTGTTTACTCTCCCGACGACGACCACGCGTTCCCCGATGAGAAGCTCAACCGAGTCCTCGAGTACATCAAGGCCGACGAAGAGATCGCAGCGTACCTCGAGGCACAGAACATCAACGCGGTCGATCGGATGCGATACAACGACCACGGGACGAAACACATCGAGATCGTCCGCAACCGGGCGCTGTGTCTGTACGACCTGCTCAAGGTCGGCAACGTCGATTTCAACGGGGCTCGCCAGCAGGGACTGGCCGAGGAAGACGAATCTGTCATCATCGCGCTCGCGGCGACGCTCCACGATGTCGGCCACGTCGTCCACCGCGACAGCCACGCCTACTACTCGATCCCGCTGGCGGCAGACATCCTCGAGCGGGTCCTCCCCGAATTCTACGATGTCGCCGAGACCGTCCGAATGAAAGGCGAAATCCTCCACGCCATTCTCTGCCATCACACCGCCGAGACGCCGCTGACGACCGAAGCCGGCGTTATTCGCGTCGCCGACGCCCTCGATATGGAACACGGTCGCTCTCGCATTCCCTACGAGTCCGGCGGTCGTGGGATCAACACCCTCTCGAGTCAGGCGATCAGTCGCGTGTCGCTCCAGCAGGGCGATACGACGCCCGTCATGGTCGAGATCGAGATGACCAACGCCGCCGGCGTCTATCAGGTCGACAACCTACTCAAAGCCAAACTGAAAGATTCCGGCCTCGCAGATCAGATCCGGATCGTCGCCGTCAACACGAACGAAAATCGCGAGCAGTTGGTCGAACGGATCGAGCTCTAG
- a CDS encoding XapX domain-containing protein codes for MSTQLTVLALLTGLVTGGLFRFLNIPIPAPPELPGLMGIVGIYLGYRVVEYFGVGVDLLETLGL; via the coding sequence ATGTCGACGCAGCTTACGGTTTTGGCGCTTCTGACCGGGTTGGTCACCGGTGGACTGTTTCGATTTCTCAATATCCCGATCCCTGCACCGCCGGAGCTTCCCGGTCTCATGGGTATCGTCGGGATCTATCTCGGATACAGGGTGGTCGAGTATTTCGGCGTCGGTGTCGATCTCCTCGAGACGCTCGGCCTGTAG
- a CDS encoding FAD-binding protein, whose protein sequence is MYEHDVIVVGAGGAGLRAAVAAHEAGADVAMVTKLHPVRSHTGAAEGGINAALQEGDDWELHAYDTMKGSDYLGDAPAVETLAQDAPEETINLEHWGMPFSREEDGTVSQRPFGGLSYPRTTYAGAETGHHLLHTMYEQVVKRGIQVYDEWYVMDLATTDEDDPNDRECHGVVAYDVQSGTIEGFKANEGVVLATGGPGQAFDHTTNAVSCTGDGQAMAYRAGVPLEDMEFIQFHPTSLPSTGVLISEGVRGEGGILYNNEGERFMFEHGYANNSGELASRDVVARAELTEVNEGRGVDDEYVHLDMRHLGEERIMDRLENILHLAEDFEGVDGLIEPMPVKPGQHYAMGGIEVNENGQTCIDGLYAAGECACVSVHGGNRLGGNALPELIVFGRRAGYHAAGGDLGEAEIKTGYGDDVEDETDTEFPVAPGAAGLETSGGVAADGGVSVDAEGVLERHVETARERVDGLMDKDDGIQHSEIRAKLQQAMTDYVNVFRTEEGVKKALEIIRECRQEYQDVYVDDPSRTFNTDLQQTIETRNLIDVAETIALGALVRDEFRGAHWRKEHQERKDEEWLKHTLVSWDDGKPSIFYRPVILEGENKTYEPKVRSY, encoded by the coding sequence ATGTACGAACACGACGTTATCGTGGTCGGCGCCGGCGGTGCCGGCCTCCGAGCCGCGGTCGCAGCGCACGAAGCGGGAGCCGACGTGGCGATGGTCACGAAGCTCCACCCCGTCCGCAGCCACACTGGCGCTGCGGAAGGTGGCATCAACGCCGCCTTACAGGAAGGCGACGACTGGGAACTCCACGCCTACGACACGATGAAGGGGTCGGACTACCTCGGCGACGCGCCGGCGGTCGAGACCCTCGCCCAGGACGCCCCCGAAGAGACCATCAACCTCGAGCACTGGGGGATGCCGTTCTCCCGCGAGGAAGACGGCACTGTCTCACAGCGACCGTTCGGTGGCCTCTCGTACCCGCGGACGACCTACGCTGGTGCCGAGACCGGCCATCACCTGCTGCACACGATGTACGAACAGGTCGTCAAACGCGGCATTCAGGTCTACGACGAGTGGTACGTCATGGATCTGGCGACGACCGACGAAGACGACCCCAACGACCGCGAGTGTCACGGCGTCGTCGCCTACGACGTTCAATCCGGTACGATTGAGGGCTTCAAGGCCAACGAGGGCGTCGTCCTCGCGACCGGTGGCCCCGGCCAGGCGTTCGACCACACGACCAACGCCGTCTCCTGTACCGGCGACGGACAGGCGATGGCCTATCGTGCGGGCGTCCCCCTCGAGGACATGGAGTTCATCCAGTTCCACCCGACGTCGCTGCCGTCGACGGGTGTCCTCATCTCCGAGGGTGTCCGTGGCGAAGGTGGCATCCTCTACAACAACGAGGGCGAACGCTTCATGTTCGAGCACGGCTACGCGAACAACTCCGGCGAACTCGCCAGCCGCGACGTCGTCGCTCGAGCAGAGCTCACGGAGGTCAACGAGGGCCGTGGCGTCGACGACGAGTACGTCCACCTCGACATGCGCCACCTCGGCGAAGAGCGCATCATGGACCGCCTCGAGAACATTCTGCACCTCGCGGAGGACTTCGAGGGTGTCGACGGTCTCATCGAGCCGATGCCGGTCAAACCCGGCCAGCACTACGCGATGGGCGGCATCGAGGTCAACGAGAACGGCCAGACCTGTATCGATGGCCTCTACGCTGCCGGTGAGTGTGCCTGTGTCTCCGTCCACGGCGGCAACCGACTGGGCGGCAACGCCCTGCCGGAACTGATCGTCTTCGGTCGGCGCGCTGGCTACCACGCTGCCGGCGGCGACCTCGGCGAGGCCGAGATCAAGACCGGCTACGGCGACGACGTCGAGGACGAAACCGACACCGAGTTCCCGGTTGCCCCCGGCGCAGCGGGACTCGAGACGAGCGGCGGCGTCGCCGCCGACGGCGGTGTCTCCGTCGATGCAGAGGGCGTCCTCGAGCGACACGTCGAGACGGCCCGCGAGCGCGTCGACGGACTGATGGACAAAGACGACGGCATCCAACACTCCGAGATCCGCGCGAAGCTCCAGCAGGCGATGACCGACTACGTCAACGTCTTCCGGACCGAGGAGGGCGTCAAGAAGGCGCTGGAGATCATCCGCGAGTGCCGCCAAGAGTATCAGGACGTCTACGTCGACGACCCGTCGCGGACGTTCAACACGGACCTCCAGCAGACCATCGAAACACGGAACCTGATCGACGTCGCCGAGACGATCGCACTCGGTGCGCTCGTCCGTGACGAGTTCCGTGGCGCTCACTGGCGCAAGGAACACCAGGAACGCAAAGACGAGGAGTGGCTCAAACACACGCTCGTCTCCTGGGACGACGGCAAACCCTCGATCTTCTATCGCCCGGTCATCCTCGAGGGAGAGAACAAGACCTACGAGCCGAAAGTGCGAAGCTACTAA
- a CDS encoding succinate dehydrogenase/fumarate reductase iron-sulfur subunit, translating to MSTQQAEPDTQEAPEDPEMKGAESPAAEKQKGGGMVDERDESQAEIDGETVHIKVFRYDPEVAAKQEPRFDDFHVPFEKGMTVLDAVMYARDEYDSSLTFRHSCRQAVCGSDAFFVNGKQRLGCKTQISDLEQPIRIEPLPHQEVVKDLVVDMDHFYDQMHAVEPYFKSEDTPDASELEEQRQSRENREKVKMSTRCIWCASCMSSCNIAAGDNEYLGPAAINKAYKFAMDDREEADIKEHRLRILEQEHGVWRCQTQFSCTEVCPKDIPLTEHIQELKREAVKKNLKFW from the coding sequence ATGAGCACGCAACAAGCCGAACCCGACACGCAAGAAGCACCGGAAGACCCGGAGATGAAAGGCGCGGAGTCTCCGGCAGCCGAGAAGCAAAAAGGCGGCGGCATGGTCGACGAGCGTGACGAAAGCCAGGCCGAAATCGATGGAGAGACGGTCCACATCAAGGTGTTCCGCTACGACCCCGAGGTCGCGGCAAAACAGGAACCCCGATTCGACGACTTCCACGTTCCCTTCGAGAAGGGGATGACCGTCCTCGACGCGGTCATGTACGCCCGCGACGAGTACGATTCGTCGCTGACGTTCCGACACTCCTGTCGGCAGGCGGTCTGTGGTTCCGACGCCTTCTTCGTCAACGGCAAGCAGCGACTGGGCTGTAAGACCCAGATCTCCGACTTAGAGCAGCCGATCCGCATCGAGCCGCTGCCACATCAGGAGGTCGTCAAGGACCTGGTCGTCGATATGGACCACTTCTACGACCAGATGCACGCCGTCGAGCCGTACTTCAAGAGCGAAGACACGCCCGACGCGAGCGAACTCGAAGAACAGCGCCAGTCGCGTGAAAACCGCGAGAAGGTCAAGATGTCCACGCGCTGTATCTGGTGTGCATCCTGTATGTCCTCGTGTAACATCGCAGCCGGCGACAACGAGTATCTTGGCCCTGCGGCGATCAACAAGGCCTACAAGTTCGCGATGGACGACCGCGAGGAAGCGGATATCAAAGAACACCGACTCCGCATCTTAGAACAGGAACACGGCGTCTGGCGGTGCCAGACCCAGTTCTCCTGTACCGAAGTGTGTCCGAAAGACATTCCGCTCACCGAGCACATTCAGGAGCTCAAGCGGGAAGCAGTCAAGAAAAACCTGAAGTTCTGGTAA
- a CDS encoding succinate dehydrogenase hydrophobic membrane anchor subunit: MAERYSSFTPGGTGWFFQRITAAFLVVVLAFHFFLLHFVNHAYEVTFMGTQARMENIGYLLTMVLFLVTAAFHGVNGVYNALVNQGLKGTQKKVILAVLTLAGLALVAQGTYVALVMGEMI; this comes from the coding sequence ATGGCAGAACGATACTCCTCGTTTACGCCCGGCGGGACCGGCTGGTTCTTCCAGCGAATCACGGCGGCGTTTCTCGTCGTCGTCCTCGCCTTCCACTTCTTCCTTCTGCACTTCGTCAACCACGCGTACGAGGTAACCTTCATGGGTACTCAGGCCCGAATGGAGAACATCGGCTACCTCCTGACGATGGTCCTGTTCCTGGTCACCGCCGCGTTCCACGGCGTCAACGGCGTCTACAACGCGCTGGTCAACCAGGGCCTCAAGGGCACCCAGAAGAAGGTCATCCTGGCGGTGCTGACCCTTGCCGGGCTCGCACTCGTCGCACAGGGGACCTACGTCGCACTCGTGATGGGGGAAATGATCTAA